The Candidatus Eisenbacteria bacterium nucleotide sequence TGGTTTTATTGGGGTTGGATCGGGGAAGAATATGACCCTCGCGGTCGCAACCTTGCTGTTGGGTATCAATATCTTGGGATTGGGCGGTGATCCCGAGGATGCGGCCCCGTTTCCCGTCGAGGCGACTGGAGATATTCATTTTCAACTCGATGCCGCGCGTTTTCTGGAAGACTCCCTGCTGGTACAAGAGATCTATCTCAGCATTCCTCAAAAGGAGCTTTTCGCCATTTGCATTGAGGAAGGGGACTCTCTTTTTCAAATCAATGTAAAACTCGATTTTTGCGATCACGACGGCAATGTGATTCTGACCCGGGCGGGAGATTTGGATCTGCCCTATCTGCCGACAGAAGCGGGTGACGGGCTTTCGCCGGCGCATACCCTGACTTTCCGGCCGGAGATTCCTAAAAGTACGAATCGTCTTAAGGTTTATGTTACCGATATCAATGCCGGCAGAAAAGGATTGCTCTATCAAATCCGCGGCTTGAACAAGGAAGGGAAGGCGGAGGCATGGTTTGATTCAAACATCCTCCCTCATCGCGGCGGGATGAGTGATATTCTTCATGTCTGGTCGGTATCTGATCCCGAGGAAGGGGTATCCTCTGTTGTGGATTTGAGCGGATCCGGTCGGGCACTAAGAGAGAGAATTCTGCCGAATCCTTCACATTTCTACGGGCTCTATCATCAGGATCTAGCTGTTTATGGCGAGCTCTATCCCGACCCTGACTGGGACATGACGGAAGCACAATTGCTTCTCCTTGTGGAAGCATTACAGGACTCCACAATGATCCGGCAGAGCCGGGAGTCGATTCCGTTAAAGGGATCGGTCGTACCGGTCTACCGGCGGTTTGATCTGTCTGATTTCAGCGGAGGGACCTATGCTCTTACGATGCGATGGACCGACCCGGCCGACTCTATGCTTCTGGCCTCAAAAAAGACCCTCTTTCAAGTTTTGTGGGAACCGGAAACCTGGTATTTGACGGAAAAGGAGCTCCTGGAGGATGCGCACGTTCTCTTGAGTGATTTACAGTATAGGGAGTTTGTGCAACTCGACCGAGGGAACAAGGAACTCTATATGGAGCGTTTTTGGAAAGAACACGATCCGATTCCCTCAACGCCGCAAAATGAGATCCGCCAGGTCTTTGAGCAAAGAAAGGCCTATGCTCAACGAAATTTCGGCGGATTCCGCAAAGGGAAGCTCTCCGATCGCGGGCGATTATATATTCGATGGGGCTCACCCGATGAAATTGAGAAGGAATTAAGTCCCAGTGATCGCGAAGCCCTAAATGAAGTTATCTACCGGGAATTAGACGAGGATGATATGGAAAACAGCGCACGGCGCGGCGCCAGAGTCCTCGATAACCGTTCCTTTGAAGTCTGGTATTACCACCTTCAGGGAGAGCCTCTCTTCCCTGAGTATGTCAGCCCCCGGATCCCCCGGGAGATGAAATATATTTTTGTCGACCAGCTTGGTATCGGTGAGTACACGCTGGTCTATACCAACGTATTTGGCGGCATTGATTGACGTGAACGAGTTAGCCGAAAGGGGGGTTGGAGCCGGAGGCGAGCATGAAGCTTCACGG carries:
- a CDS encoding GWxTD domain-containing protein; its protein translation is MRPPGQIPSGTGGLGFIGVGSGKNMTLAVATLLLGINILGLGGDPEDAAPFPVEATGDIHFQLDAARFLEDSLLVQEIYLSIPQKELFAICIEEGDSLFQINVKLDFCDHDGNVILTRAGDLDLPYLPTEAGDGLSPAHTLTFRPEIPKSTNRLKVYVTDINAGRKGLLYQIRGLNKEGKAEAWFDSNILPHRGGMSDILHVWSVSDPEEGVSSVVDLSGSGRALRERILPNPSHFYGLYHQDLAVYGELYPDPDWDMTEAQLLLLVEALQDSTMIRQSRESIPLKGSVVPVYRRFDLSDFSGGTYALTMRWTDPADSMLLASKKTLFQVLWEPETWYLTEKELLEDAHVLLSDLQYREFVQLDRGNKELYMERFWKEHDPIPSTPQNEIRQVFEQRKAYAQRNFGGFRKGKLSDRGRLYIRWGSPDEIEKELSPSDREALNEVIYRELDEDDMENSARRGARVLDNRSFEVWYYHLQGEPLFPEYVSPRIPREMKYIFVDQLGIGEYTLVYTNVFGGID